In a genomic window of Nodosilinea sp. E11:
- a CDS encoding heme-binding protein, with amino-acid sequence MKLNLGWVMVGVVVAIAATGALLLGAYSAASAPLPEGFPPPSPDGEIEIKQYPEYRAATVQTPGNLDSAPSRGFSPLFRHISSNDISMTAPVETRYPAATLEDSAVPNGEATVSFLYRSLDIVPQEVAQEIQIEDIPPMTVVSIGTRGGYNLESYQSSIQRLQAWLAAHPEYQVVGPPRRFFYDGPFLPDALKRSDVQIPVRR; translated from the coding sequence ATGAAATTGAACTTGGGCTGGGTGATGGTTGGGGTGGTAGTGGCGATCGCAGCCACGGGCGCACTTCTCCTGGGTGCCTACAGTGCCGCCTCTGCCCCTTTGCCCGAGGGCTTTCCACCCCCCAGCCCCGACGGAGAAATTGAGATCAAGCAGTACCCCGAGTATCGAGCTGCTACCGTGCAGACCCCCGGCAATCTCGACTCGGCCCCTTCCCGAGGCTTTAGTCCGCTGTTTCGCCACATCAGCAGCAACGACATTTCGATGACTGCGCCAGTCGAAACGCGCTACCCAGCCGCAACTTTGGAGGACAGCGCCGTGCCCAATGGCGAGGCCACCGTCTCATTTCTCTACCGCAGCCTCGATATCGTTCCCCAGGAGGTTGCCCAGGAGATTCAAATCGAAGACATTCCACCGATGACAGTGGTGAGCATTGGCACCCGAGGCGGCTACAACCTGGAGTCTTACCAGTCGAGCATTCAGCGGCTTCAGGCTTGGCTAGCCGCCCACCCCGAGTACCAGGTGGTTGGCCCACCCCGGCGTTTCTTCTACGATGGGCCATTTTTGCCCGATGCCCTCAAGCGCAGCGACGTCCAGATTCCGGTGCGGCGCTAA
- the groL gene encoding chaperonin GroEL (60 kDa chaperone family; promotes refolding of misfolded polypeptides especially under stressful conditions; forms two stacked rings of heptamers to form a barrel-shaped 14mer; ends can be capped by GroES; misfolded proteins enter the barrel where they are refolded when GroES binds), translating into MAKRIVYNENARRALERGMDILTEAVAVTLGPKGRNVVLEKKFGAPQIVNDGVTIAKEIELEDNIENTGVALIRQAASKTNDAAGDGTTTATVLAHAMVKEGLRNVAAGANAISLKRGIDKATAFLVEKIAEHARPVGDSKSIAQVGSISAGNDEEVGAMIAEAMEKVGREGVISLEEGKSMTTELEVTEGMRFDKGYVSPYFVTDTERMEAVLDEPYILITDKKIALVQDLVPVLEQVARSGRPLIIIAEDIEKEALATLVVNRLRGVLNVAAVKAPGFGDRRKAMLEDIAVLTGGQVISEDTGLKLDNTKLDMLGQARRLTITKDTTTIVAEGNEQDVKARCEQIRRQIDETESTYDKEKLQERLAKLSGGVAVIKVGAATETEMKDRKLRLEDAINATKAAVEEGIVPGGGTTLAHLVPALTEWLEANLTAEEHTGAAIVARALAAPLMRIAQNAGQNGAVIAERVKEKDFNVGYNAANGEFVDMFDAGIVDPAKVTRSALQNAASIAGMVLTTECIVVDMPEPKEGAPAGAGMGGDFDY; encoded by the coding sequence ATGGCTAAGCGCATTGTTTACAACGAAAACGCCCGTCGCGCCCTCGAACGAGGTATGGACATTCTGACCGAGGCCGTGGCTGTGACCCTCGGCCCCAAAGGCCGCAACGTGGTGCTCGAAAAGAAATTTGGCGCACCTCAGATCGTCAATGACGGCGTCACCATCGCCAAAGAAATCGAACTCGAAGACAACATCGAGAACACCGGTGTTGCCCTGATTCGTCAGGCCGCCTCTAAAACCAACGACGCCGCTGGCGACGGTACCACCACCGCCACCGTGCTAGCCCACGCCATGGTCAAAGAGGGTCTGCGCAACGTTGCCGCTGGTGCTAACGCCATCTCCCTCAAGCGCGGCATCGACAAAGCCACCGCCTTCCTGGTCGAGAAAATTGCTGAGCACGCCCGTCCTGTCGGCGACTCCAAGTCGATCGCTCAGGTCGGTTCTATCTCCGCCGGTAACGACGAAGAAGTCGGTGCCATGATTGCCGAAGCCATGGAGAAAGTGGGCCGCGAAGGCGTCATCTCTTTGGAAGAAGGCAAATCGATGACCACCGAACTGGAGGTCACCGAAGGCATGCGCTTTGACAAAGGCTATGTCTCCCCTTACTTTGTCACCGACACCGAGCGCATGGAAGCGGTGCTCGACGAGCCTTACATCTTGATCACCGACAAGAAAATTGCCCTGGTGCAAGACCTGGTGCCCGTGCTGGAGCAAGTCGCCCGCTCCGGTCGTCCCCTGATCATCATCGCTGAAGACATCGAGAAAGAGGCCCTGGCTACCCTGGTGGTCAACCGTCTGCGCGGTGTGCTGAACGTGGCCGCTGTGAAAGCGCCTGGGTTTGGCGATCGCCGTAAGGCCATGCTCGAAGACATCGCCGTGCTGACCGGCGGTCAGGTGATCTCTGAAGACACTGGCCTCAAGCTCGACAACACCAAGCTCGACATGCTGGGTCAGGCTCGCCGCCTCACCATCACCAAAGACACCACCACCATCGTCGCCGAAGGCAACGAGCAGGATGTCAAGGCCCGCTGTGAGCAGATCCGTCGCCAGATCGACGAAACCGAGTCGACCTACGACAAAGAGAAGCTACAAGAGCGCCTGGCTAAGCTCTCTGGCGGTGTGGCCGTGATCAAGGTTGGTGCCGCCACCGAAACCGAGATGAAAGACCGCAAGCTGCGCCTCGAAGACGCCATCAACGCCACCAAAGCGGCTGTGGAAGAAGGCATCGTCCCCGGCGGCGGTACCACCCTGGCTCACCTAGTGCCGGCCCTGACCGAGTGGCTCGAAGCTAATCTAACTGCTGAAGAGCACACCGGCGCTGCGATCGTGGCCCGTGCCCTGGCCGCTCCTCTGATGCGGATTGCCCAGAACGCTGGCCAAAACGGTGCGGTAATCGCCGAGCGCGTCAAAGAGAAGGACTTCAACGTCGGCTACAACGCCGCCAACGGTGAGTTCGTTGACATGTTTGACGCCGGTATCGTAGACCCCGCCAAGGTGACCCGCTCTGCCCTGCAGAACGCAGCTTCCATCGCTGGCATGGTGCTGACCACCGAGTGCATCGTGGTCGATATGCCCGAACCCAAGGAAGGCGCTCCCGCTGGCGCTGGCATGGGCGGCGACTTCGACTACTAA
- the groES gene encoding co-chaperone GroES — protein sequence MAAITLAASSVKPLADRVLIKVSASEETTAGGILLPDTAKEKPQVGEITAVGPGKTDDKGSRQALEVSVGDKVLYSKYAGTDIKLGGDEFVLLSEKDILAVLG from the coding sequence ATGGCAGCTATCACTTTGGCGGCATCTAGCGTTAAGCCCCTAGCCGATCGAGTTTTGATTAAAGTAAGTGCGTCCGAAGAGACCACCGCTGGCGGCATTCTGCTACCTGACACCGCCAAGGAAAAGCCTCAAGTGGGCGAGATCACCGCTGTTGGCCCCGGTAAAACCGACGACAAAGGTTCCCGCCAAGCTCTAGAAGTCAGCGTTGGCGACAAGGTGCTCTACTCCAAGTACGCCGGCACCGACATCAAGCTGGGCGGCGACGAGTTCGTACTGTTGTCTGAGAAAGACATCCTCGCCGTGCTCGGCTAG
- a CDS encoding DMT family transporter has product MASLSKLRGFLPVLTSLLFAGSFIAGKYTTVELGPLTTSLFRYIIAMGVLGLFMLCRAQPAKAIAVARADWGAMLLLGTFGVVGYHYFFFSSLRYTATANTAIINAFNPVVTGVMAALFIGERLTRRQYGGIFLALLGVLTLLTQGNLTTLLALQLNRGDGLMLCAVLCWVVYSLIIKQLSQRYSGLTITFYAAVAGVGQLLVLAAAERWWQQVATLSLPALISIVYMGVAASGVAYLLFNLSIQQVGPTRTASVVYSLVPIFVAGLAWLFFREQLTATMVASMGLILMGINVVLSPSKN; this is encoded by the coding sequence ATGGCATCCTTGTCTAAGCTCAGAGGGTTTTTGCCCGTGCTCACCAGCCTGCTGTTTGCCGGTAGTTTTATTGCTGGCAAGTACACCACTGTTGAGCTGGGGCCGCTGACCACCTCGCTTTTCCGCTACATAATCGCCATGGGGGTTTTGGGGCTGTTTATGCTTTGCCGTGCTCAGCCCGCCAAGGCGATCGCCGTTGCCCGTGCCGATTGGGGGGCCATGCTGCTCTTAGGCACCTTTGGGGTGGTGGGGTATCACTATTTCTTCTTTAGCAGCCTGCGCTACACGGCCACGGCCAATACCGCCATTATCAACGCCTTTAACCCAGTCGTGACCGGGGTGATGGCCGCTCTATTCATTGGCGAACGACTGACTCGTCGTCAGTACGGAGGTATTTTTCTGGCCCTGCTGGGAGTGCTGACCCTACTAACTCAAGGCAATCTCACTACCCTGCTGGCGCTTCAGCTCAACCGGGGCGACGGACTGATGCTGTGCGCGGTGCTGTGCTGGGTAGTGTATTCCCTGATCATCAAGCAGCTGAGCCAGCGCTACTCGGGGTTGACCATTACCTTCTACGCCGCCGTCGCTGGAGTCGGGCAGTTGCTGGTGCTGGCCGCCGCCGAGCGCTGGTGGCAACAGGTTGCTACCCTGTCGCTGCCAGCGCTGATTTCGATTGTGTATATGGGGGTAGCAGCCTCAGGGGTGGCCTACCTGCTGTTTAATCTCAGCATTCAGCAGGTAGGCCCAACCCGAACGGCGAGCGTAGTGTACAGCTTGGTACCTATCTTTGTAGCCGGACTAGCTTGGCTGTTTTTTCGAGAGCAACTAACAGCGACTATGGTTGCCAGTATGGGATTAATTTTGATGGGTATCAATGTGGTGCTTAGCCCAAGCAAAAATTAA
- a CDS encoding SGNH/GDSL hydrolase family protein: MAFRPSPLVTRLISSLDEFDRFLDFDDRAKLFANKFLPISPQLPFAISRLGTSLQIGGFGDDVLNGGPDNDLLVGLWGDDRLFGNDGDDWLMGGRGNDWLDGGLGNNRLIGGLGRDTFVLNNDGRVDSVADFSPTADRFLLQGGLSFSQIAIAQQGPNTQLRYLGNDMPSVTLFNVNASTLTVDNFQPEALVPTFNGLTIFGDSLSDPGNLFALTGFNFPPSPFYFEGQLSNGPIWAKYLVDDLGIATTQVQNFAIAGATTGRTNGLTPLLGVPLPGLLDEIDVYLNSLNGSPANADSLYVVWAGANDLFNLPSDPAAIPAFLTQSVQNIATAITELASQGAKSFLVPNLPDLGLTPRALGNGTAAQATALSSFFNAGLASTLAALENDPLTEIDIISVDIFGLTTDILGHPAEFGFINGTDSLINPFSFDDPGFFWWDDLHPTTRVHDLLAEVFQSRLFDAGYLVPGDAVAQGMSNKISDFGSANFGSSHFEAESPVLPLHNSLAIAGDLAA, encoded by the coding sequence ATGGCATTCCGTCCTTCGCCCCTTGTAACCCGGCTCATTTCCTCCCTTGATGAATTTGATCGATTTCTAGATTTTGATGACCGTGCAAAGCTATTTGCGAACAAGTTTTTACCAATTTCACCTCAACTCCCGTTTGCGATTAGCCGTCTAGGCACATCGTTGCAGATCGGCGGTTTTGGCGATGATGTGCTCAACGGTGGGCCAGACAATGACCTGTTAGTGGGGCTGTGGGGAGACGATCGGCTGTTTGGCAATGACGGCGATGATTGGTTGATGGGGGGCCGAGGCAATGACTGGCTCGACGGTGGACTGGGCAATAACCGGTTGATTGGTGGCCTAGGGCGCGATACGTTTGTGCTGAACAACGATGGCCGGGTCGATAGCGTGGCAGATTTTAGTCCCACGGCAGATCGGTTTCTATTGCAGGGCGGGTTGAGCTTTAGCCAGATCGCGATCGCCCAGCAAGGCCCCAATACGCAGCTGCGCTACCTGGGCAATGACATGCCCAGCGTGACGCTCTTCAACGTCAATGCCAGCACCCTGACGGTAGACAACTTTCAACCCGAGGCGCTGGTGCCTACCTTTAACGGGCTGACAATTTTTGGCGATAGCCTCTCAGACCCCGGCAATTTGTTTGCGCTGACGGGGTTTAACTTTCCGCCGAGCCCCTTTTACTTTGAGGGGCAGTTGTCTAACGGCCCCATCTGGGCCAAGTATCTGGTCGATGACCTAGGAATCGCTACTACCCAGGTGCAAAATTTTGCCATCGCCGGAGCTACCACCGGCCGCACTAATGGGCTCACTCCGTTGTTAGGCGTTCCCCTACCGGGCCTATTAGACGAAATCGATGTCTATCTCAACAGCTTGAATGGCTCACCGGCTAATGCCGACAGTCTCTACGTAGTGTGGGCTGGAGCCAATGACCTATTTAACTTGCCGAGCGATCCAGCTGCTATTCCGGCCTTTTTAACCCAGTCTGTACAAAATATCGCCACCGCAATTACTGAGTTGGCCAGTCAAGGGGCTAAGAGCTTTTTGGTGCCCAACCTACCCGATCTGGGCCTAACGCCCCGTGCTCTAGGCAATGGCACCGCTGCCCAGGCGACAGCTCTGAGCAGTTTTTTTAACGCTGGTCTGGCCAGCACCCTAGCTGCCCTAGAGAACGATCCTCTGACGGAGATCGACATCATTTCGGTGGATATTTTTGGACTGACCACCGATATTCTTGGCCACCCCGCAGAGTTTGGCTTTATTAACGGCACTGACTCGCTGATTAACCCGTTCTCGTTTGACGATCCGGGCTTCTTCTGGTGGGACGATTTGCACCCGACCACGCGGGTTCATGACCTGTTGGCGGAGGTGTTTCAGAGTAGGCTGTTTGATGCAGGTTACTTGGTGCCTGGGGATGCAGTAGCCCAGGGAATGAGCAACAAAATTTCTGATTTTGGAAGTGCTAATTTCGGAAGTTCTCATTTCGAGGCAGAAAGCCCTGTGCTTCCTTTGCACAACTCGCTGGCGATCGCCGGAGATCTTGCTGCCTAG
- a CDS encoding bifunctional diguanylate cyclase/phosphodiesterase yields METAANGAIAAAYLIIPLTLLPLLLTAKREIWLNLLLMTLFVFSCGVGHTLSALHLHSTPWHWVTAGVSWAAVVVLLTSQTRLRYLGETFHLLEATWDQALTGKLLCERSGDDLILLKLNPAAKVITQNLLKPGDRICEKMPIHRQRVYPYQVPLIDLYFQALASGEPQRLEYQYKGEISGWYTTLVTPLSSELLYMTFTEVSGVIHDPLTGLYNRRVLEMELETWEVCLFIDLDRFKLINDQRGHLLGDELLKAVATVLQDHAQTHSGIAVRNGGDEFLLLLPAVAPEITTPCPTPEAIATRVLTDILAIDIDGAGVGTSIGVASGTVTAFQAESPINRLLQAAETALREAKRNRRSNSPQHRIQVWNSLLARRRLRQITLEAYLEQRSSESEFWLAYQPICHMATGAIVGAEALLRWDSARLGRVSPAEFIPVAEATGLVHRISDWVLCHALDQLAQWQEIAPQFTLSINISPLELEDDDFLDRILQRVSGAGIASHHFGIEITERGIYSNLERYLQSLQGMRDMSLRLKVDDFGMGQSGLAQLLQFRFDEVKVDRYFIPTNAQNLGKVAICRAIANLSEGINFDLVAEGIEHRAQRDLMLDLNYRYGQGYLFSRPMTPQQLTTLLQEGTCLSPP; encoded by the coding sequence ATGGAGACGGCTGCTAACGGGGCGATCGCGGCGGCTTACCTGATTATTCCTCTGACCCTACTACCACTCCTCCTCACTGCTAAGCGCGAAATTTGGCTTAACCTACTGCTGATGACCCTGTTTGTCTTTAGCTGTGGCGTTGGTCATACTCTCAGTGCTTTGCATTTGCACAGCACCCCTTGGCACTGGGTAACAGCGGGGGTTTCCTGGGCAGCAGTGGTGGTGTTACTCACCAGTCAAACCCGGCTGCGCTATCTGGGTGAGACCTTTCATCTGCTAGAAGCTACTTGGGATCAGGCCCTCACGGGCAAGCTGCTCTGCGAACGCAGCGGCGATGATCTGATTTTGCTCAAACTCAACCCCGCCGCTAAAGTCATCACTCAAAACTTGCTCAAACCGGGCGATCGCATCTGCGAAAAGATGCCCATTCACCGGCAGCGGGTTTATCCTTACCAGGTACCGCTGATTGACCTTTACTTTCAGGCCCTCGCCTCGGGCGAGCCCCAGCGGCTAGAGTACCAGTACAAAGGCGAGATCTCGGGCTGGTACACAACCCTAGTGACGCCCCTGTCGTCTGAACTCCTCTACATGACCTTTACCGAAGTCAGCGGTGTGATCCACGATCCGCTGACCGGGCTCTATAACCGCCGCGTGCTTGAGATGGAGCTAGAGACCTGGGAGGTCTGTCTCTTCATCGACCTCGATCGCTTCAAGCTAATTAACGATCAGCGGGGTCATCTGCTGGGGGATGAGTTGCTCAAGGCTGTAGCTACGGTGCTCCAAGACCACGCCCAGACCCATAGCGGCATTGCGGTGCGCAACGGCGGCGACGAGTTTTTGCTGCTGCTGCCAGCGGTGGCCCCTGAGATAACCACCCCCTGCCCCACCCCAGAAGCGATCGCCACCAGGGTACTTACCGACATTTTAGCCATTGACATTGATGGGGCTGGCGTGGGTACCTCCATTGGTGTCGCCAGCGGCACCGTCACCGCCTTTCAAGCCGAAAGCCCGATTAATCGCCTGCTACAAGCCGCTGAAACTGCCCTGCGCGAGGCCAAACGTAACCGCCGCTCCAACTCACCCCAGCACCGTATTCAGGTTTGGAATAGCCTCTTGGCTCGACGGCGGCTACGCCAAATTACCCTCGAAGCTTACCTAGAGCAGCGCAGTAGCGAATCGGAGTTTTGGCTGGCTTACCAGCCCATCTGCCACATGGCAACCGGCGCGATTGTCGGGGCCGAAGCCCTGCTTCGGTGGGATTCAGCTCGGCTGGGTCGGGTGTCGCCCGCAGAATTTATTCCGGTGGCTGAGGCGACTGGGCTGGTGCACCGTATCAGCGATTGGGTGCTGTGCCACGCCCTAGATCAGCTAGCCCAGTGGCAGGAGATTGCCCCTCAGTTCACCCTCTCCATTAACATCAGTCCGCTGGAACTAGAAGACGACGACTTTTTAGATCGTATCTTGCAGCGGGTCTCAGGGGCAGGCATTGCCAGCCACCACTTCGGCATCGAAATTACCGAGCGCGGTATCTACAGCAACCTGGAACGCTATCTGCAAAGTTTGCAAGGTATGCGCGATATGTCGCTGCGGTTGAAGGTTGATGACTTTGGCATGGGGCAGTCGGGACTGGCCCAGCTGTTGCAGTTTCGCTTTGATGAAGTCAAAGTCGATCGCTATTTTATTCCCACCAACGCTCAGAATTTAGGCAAAGTGGCGATCTGCCGGGCGATCGCAAACCTTTCCGAGGGCATCAACTTTGACTTAGTGGCCGAGGGCATTGAGCACCGTGCTCAGCGCGATCTCATGCTGGACCTCAACTATCGCTATGGCCAGGGCTACCTATTTTCTCGGCCCATGACGCCTCAGCAGTTGACAACGCTCCTGCAGGAGGGGACTTGTTTGTCGCCACCGTGA